One window from the genome of Phycisphaerae bacterium encodes:
- the panC gene encoding pantoate--beta-alanine ligase has translation MKELETVSQVREYLAPHRKAGRRIGFVPTMGALHEGHLSLVRAARNDCDLVMVSIFVNPTQFGPGEDYDKYPRMLDADLVACRAAGVDAVFCPQVSEVYPAGSATMVTVKRLTEGLCGAHRPGHFDGVTTVVAKLFNIVQPDVAYFGQKDAQQAIVLRRMVKDLLWPIEMVVCPTVREPDGLAMSSRNAYLSPAERRQALSLSAALFRARQEILAGQKDVAALVAGMRQYIESAGPCSIDYIEIVDAEELTPLTAARGRCLLALAVRIGGTRLIDNVVVDAG, from the coding sequence ATGAAAGAGTTAGAGACAGTCTCGCAGGTCCGCGAATACCTTGCTCCCCATCGCAAGGCCGGCAGGCGGATCGGCTTTGTGCCAACGATGGGGGCTCTCCACGAGGGCCATCTGTCCTTGGTGCGGGCTGCCCGTAACGATTGCGATCTGGTAATGGTCTCGATCTTCGTGAATCCGACCCAGTTTGGCCCCGGAGAGGACTATGACAAGTATCCTCGTATGCTCGACGCGGACTTGGTCGCCTGCCGGGCCGCTGGCGTCGACGCCGTCTTCTGCCCGCAGGTATCAGAGGTCTATCCGGCCGGTTCCGCAACCATGGTGACGGTTAAGCGTCTAACCGAGGGCCTATGTGGTGCGCATCGCCCTGGGCATTTCGATGGCGTGACCACCGTCGTGGCCAAGTTATTCAATATCGTCCAGCCCGACGTGGCGTATTTTGGACAGAAGGACGCCCAGCAGGCCATTGTTCTGCGGCGGATGGTCAAAGACCTTCTCTGGCCTATTGAGATGGTCGTGTGCCCGACTGTTCGAGAGCCCGACGGTCTGGCGATGTCGAGCCGAAACGCCTATCTCAGCCCTGCTGAGCGTCGACAGGCTTTGAGCCTCTCGGCAGCCCTTTTCCGGGCCCGCCAGGAGATTCTGGCGGGACAGAAGGATGTGGCCGCTCTCGTCGCCGGCATGCGGCAATACATCGAGTCCGCCGGCCCGTGCAGCATTGATTACATAGAGATTGTCGACGCAGAAGAGTTGACTCCGCTGACCGCCGC